Genomic window (Spirosoma sp. KCTC 42546):
AGGACGAAATGAACCGAAATGCCTTTAGATAAGTATCCTGTACGAGATCGTTTGCGTCGTCCTCGTCGGTTGTCAACCGAAAAGCAAAGTTGTACATGGAGTCAATGTGTGGCATAAACTCCTTATTAAAAATCTGGTACTTCTGCGCATCGGAATAACCACGAGCGGGAGTATCTGCCGAGGGTTGTTCGGTCGGGTCGCTGTCGGGTAACAATTGGTCGTCGTCGCGAGTTGGCGTATCTGACATAACTTCGGGAATAGTCGCCATAAAAGTAAGAGTAAATTGCCGTTTACTATCGGCCATACCCAACGAATTCAATAATAAGACGATCAGATTCGCTGAGTTACACAACTTACACCACAAAAATTAATCCTTTGTTTGAAAAGAATGTTTAAAGTTAATCGAATATGACGATTTGGCAGTGAACGTTCCTATACCTGACAACGTTAAAGCCAGCCAAATCCTACTCATTAGTAGCATCTGACTGGCCCCATAATCTCTTTAACGGCTCGTTAAGCCTCAATTGTTTTAAAATATCGTTTGAGCCATGAGGTAATGGCCGGAATGCGCCATTCTGCCATAAACTCCGCTTTTGTTTTCACTAATGTGTTAAATACCGTTGTATCAGGTGTTATCAATCCATCGGCAACGGCTCTTTTAATGGCCGGCAAAGCAAACGTCTGTACCGTTCCGTCTGCTACCTGAACAGCCGCCGAACGGTCGAAAAAATCCACTGCCAATTGACGTCCAATTTCCTGCACAGTCCGCATCGAGGCATCAATGGAACAGCCACTGGGTAAGGTATACCCTTCGTCTACGCCAACTACAACAAATCGACTGTTAACCACTTTTGCCGATGCCAACAATGGCTGACCATGTGCCGCCCATTGGCTCAAGGCAGGTTGTAACGCTTCGTCTATCGTTTTTATATCACCATCCGTAAGCGAACGGTTTGCCTGGTACACCCATACACGGGCGGTATCCGGCAGTTTATCAAAATCTATGTACATAGTCAATAAATAATGTAGAATGGACAATGAATAATGTAGAATAAATGAAGTGAATGATTCCCTCATTATTCATTGTCCATTCTACATTATTTATTGATCTCACAACCCTTGCCCTTGGGCGATGAGTTCCGAAATGTCGTAGACACGCACAGAATCTTCGCGGTTCTTATTCTTAACACCGTCAGACATCATTGTCATACAAAATGGGCAGGCTACAGCAATCGTATCGGCACCTGTACTGAGCGCTTCCTCAACGCGCTCCACGTTTACATCTTTTTTACCAGGCTCGGGTTCCTTGAAATACTGGCCACCACCTGCTCCACAGCACAAGCCATTGGCCCGTACGCGCTTCATCTCGACTAGGTCGGCATCTAGTGCCGCCAACACTTCGCGTGGAGCCTCATACACTTTATTAGCTCTGCCAAGATAGCATGAGTCATGGAACGTTATACGACGGCCTTTAAACGACTGCCCATCTTTCACACGAACACGTCCTTCGTTGATGAGCCCCTGCAAAAACTGTGAGTGGTGGATTACCTCATAGTTTCCCCCTAATTCAGGGTACTCATTTTTAAGTGTATTGAAACAATGCGGACAGGCTGTCACGATTTTCTTGACATTGTAGCCATTTAACACCTGAATATTGGCCATAGCCTGCATCTGGAACAGAAACTCATTCCCAGCGCGTCGGGCAGGATCGCCCGTACAGGCTTCTTCGGAACCAAGCACAGCGAACTTAATACCAACATGATTCAGAATACGAACGAAGGCAATAGTTACCCGTTTATAACGGTCATCGAATGAGCCAGCACACCCAACCCAAAACAAGATTTCCGGTTCTTCGCCCGATGCAACCATGTCGGCCATCGTTGGTACTTTGTATGTTTTTTCAGTTGACATTGTTGGGATGTTTTCGGTGTTCGGTTTACAGCTTATGGTAAGTTGACGCGCCAGTTGCTCTTGCATTAGCCCACCGTGAGCTGTAAACCGAATACCCTAACCTATTTTTCATTCACCTGATCAGCCCAGTTAAACCGATCGCTGGGCGAGAATTTCCAGGGAGCCATGTTATTCTCAATATTACTAAACATGGCATTCCAGGAAGCTGGTGCCTGCGATTCTTCCATAACCCGATACCGGCGTAATTGCAGAATGATATCCAATGGGTTTATATTGATCGGGCAGGCATTTACACAGGCCTGGCAAGTCGTACAGGCGTTGAGCTCCTCGGCAGTTATATAGTCATTCAATAAAGACTTTTCGTCCTTGTAGTCATATCCGTTCGTTTTCCATCCGCGCTGAATTTCTTCAAGTCGGTCGCGGGTGTCCATCATGATTTTTCGGGGCGACAGCTTCTTACCTGTAATATTGGCGGGACAGACTGATGTACAACGCCCACATTCAGTACAACTATAGGCGTTCATAAGATTGATCCACTTCAAATCCTGCACATCTTTAGCACCGAACCGCCCAACTTCCGCTGGCTGCTCGCCATTATCGTTGTTTTGTGATCCATCTGCGTCAGTCGTAACAGGCAAGCCAAGCGCGAGCTGAACTTCTTTGGTTATCTCTGGCATATTCTGCATTTCGCCCTTCGGCTGTAGGTCCGAGAAATAGACATTCGGAAAGCCAAGGGCAATATGGAGGTGTTTTGAATAGGTTACATAAACAGCGAAAGTCAGAATCCCTAAAATATGCAACCACCAGGTTGTGCGTTCATAGACGGTAAGAGCTGTATCACTAAACCCGGCAAAAAGCGGCTTAAAAAATTGGCTGATCAGGAAGTCAGGCACAACACCCTGCAATTCAGCATAATGCCCAACACCCCGATCACGTAACACGCTATCGGATGCATTCCAGGTGAGGAATGCGATCATGAGTAAAATCTCAGCGGTTAGAATAATGGCAGCATCAGTACGGGGCCAGCGGGTCATTTCACGATGGCGTTTTTCCTGAAAACGAGGTACTTTCGCAATAAACCGACGGCATAAAAAAATGACACAAACAGCCAGCACGCCAAACGCTAATAGCTCAAAGACATCAATTAAAATTGGATAAACGGGTGTAATGTAAGGGGCAAATAGCCGGTGCGTTCCTAGCATACCATCCAGAATAATTTCAAGTACTTCGAGGTTAACAATGAGAAAACCAGCATAAATAACAAAGTGCATGACGCCAACCAGCAAATTGGTAAACATTTTTTTTTGCCCAAAGGCTACTAGAAGCATCGTTTTCAATCGCTCGTCTGGATGGTCGAAGCGATTTTCGGCACGGCCAAGCTTAATAGCACGTGTGATGAGCCTAACGCGCTTAGTTATATACCAACCTGTTACGGCTAGAGCCGCTACAAACAAAATTTGTTGAATAATCTCCATTCGTATTTGAGCTTATTATGACTGATAATCAACAAATTGACGTAATCGCCAACACTTTATTGAAAATTATTTTAGTCAATGCATTGTAAAAAGGCGCATTATATATACTTTTGCACCCACGTTTCAGGGTGATGTAGCTCAGTTGGTAGAGCAAAGGACTGAAAATCCTTGTGTCGGCGGTTCGATTCCGTCCATCACCACCACCCTAACGTTAAGCCTTCCCATTGGGAAGGCTTTTTTTATTGCTCCTATATTTATTAAATCCGTTTCCACTGATTGAAAAAGTACGTGAACAAACACAGTAATAGTATGCAAGCATACTATTTTTTACATCGGCAAATATACTGCTTTCATAGTAGCTAACAAGTGTTAAAAGGGGTTGTTTTATAGAACTGAAGCTCTCGAAGTCAACTTCAGCCTACAATTTTCTCCGTAGTGAACGTCTAAGCGTTACGACTGAAACAAAAGATGTATGTAAGGCGCTCTACTTCTGGACGGCATCCATCTCAATTCCAATTGCTTTCATTAATTGACTGGCATTAAAGCTTTCGCAGATACCATTACGGAGCTTATAATCAAACACGAGTTCGCCATCGTGAAGATCAGACTGAAAATGGAAGTTGCGCACAAAGCTATCGGCATCCGTAAGTTGACCCAATTCGAGATCATGGGTCGAAACAAATCCAGAGGCAGTTGTCTGGTGTAGCTGCCGAATAAGTGCCTCTGCCCCTCTGTGTCGATCAGCCGAGTTTGTCCCCTTCAGAATTTCATCCAGAAAATAGAGAACCGGCAGGCGATCCTGCGATAAAGCTGCCTGCTTACCATCCGTCATTTGTTTGGTCAGGCCAATTAGCGTTTGTAGCCGTTTTAATTCGGCGTAAAACGATGATGTGCTTTCTTCAAGTGAGTCATTCGTTCGCATACTCGTAAAGGCTCGTACGGGCGAACACCAGAATCGTTCAGCACTGACAACTGCCCCCGCCAATGCCAATATGACATTGGCCCCAACGGTACGTAAGAAGGTGCTTTTCCCCGACATATTCGAACCCGTGATGAGCACCGTTTTTCCGGCTCCGTTTAGGGTGAGTGAGTTTGCGACGCTACGATCGGTTGGTAACAAAGGATGAGAAGCCAGTGTAAAATCCAGCATGAACTCATCATCAACGATATCAGGCGTTGCGTAGGTAGGGTGGGCGTAAGCGAAGCCAGCTAAACTATTGAGTGCTTCAAGTTCTCCTAATACTTTAAACCAACGGCCGAGATCCGGACCATATTGTTGCCGCCAGCGTTCGAGCCGAAATAGATAGTGAATATCCCACAGAGTCGCTATTCCGAAGAGCAGGAAAAAGTACGGATTTCGGCGGTAATTCAGCCCTTCCGTTAGCTGACCAAGTTGGCCAATGGCTTTTGAAGCAGACCTATCTTTGGACATCAACGCCTGCCGAATAGCTCGCAGTCGTACCGTGTCTCCTTTTACCTGTTCAGCCTCTCTAAAAAGCGCCTGAAATGCCCGCAATGCCGTCGAAATCTCAAATGTCTGTTCACTAGCTTCTTTTGCCTTTGCCGCCGTCTGGCTAAGAACCAGACCATGAACGGCTAATCCGAGCAACACGGCTGTACCCGGCATGTAACCTAACAGCCAGGCAACAAATAGACTCACGGTAATAACCGGAAATAGAAACCGGACAATGTTCAGGTAACCTGGCAACGTTGAACTCTCAGCCATTGCCCATTTAACCACTGCATCGGGTGAGCGACCAACGCTTTCTTCTAGGTTGGCTAAGGCCTCAAACTGTTGTCTCCAGTCAAGTTGGGGTTTCAGTTCGGAAGCGGCTTGCTGGCGGAGTCTAATACCATCGGGGTTAGAAGGAGACTTGAGCCAGTTCGCCAGTCGATTCTGCCCTTCGTAGGTATGCGTCCGGTTTAGAAGCCGAAATAGTGAATGTTTTCCAAATACGTCTAAATCGCCGGAATAATGGTGCGTTGGACTAGCAAACTGATCTCCGGTTTCAGAACGCAGGTACTGTCGTTTGAGTCGAGCGGCTTCGTCCTGATTGATAAACGTCAACTGATGGCTCAGGTCACGTTTACGTCGGACGGTTTGGTGTTTTTTGAGGAGTACCAAAAAACCAATCAATCCGGCCAGTAAGCTGCCAGCAGCCCCTAATTGATAATCGAGTCGGATAAGTAGCCAGACAGCAGCGACGCTGCCAATAAACCAGACAAGTCTCCAGAAGGCTAGTTGATTATACTGACGTTGAGCAGCTTGTTCGTCCCGAATAAATTGTTGTTGGCGATTTAGGAAACTAGTTTCAGTAGACATTAGTGTAACGCGGCCGGGCCACGTTATTTATTACAATCCAGGCAAACGCCTTGAATTAATAAGTTCATTTCTTTTCGATTATAGCCTTCAGGAAGGGCAACCGAAGGAATGCTAACCTGATCCAGGCAAGTGGTTTGACCGCAGGCTTCACATTTAAAATGAACATGGTCGTGATGATGATGACCATCGGCGCAGCGCTCGCGACAGAGAGCATATTTAGTACCACCTTCATCATCGAGAACTTTGTGCAAAAGTCCCTTATCTAAAAACGTCCGTAGCGTCCGATAAATCGTGACACGGTCGTGGTCCGGACTTAAGCCATTTTCCACATCGTGGTGCGCCAGTGCATGACCAGCGTTCAGAAACAAATCAAGCACTTCCTCCCGGCCATTTGTATGGCGGAGCTTAAAGTCTTTCAGGGTTTTTTCAGCCAATGTCATGGTTTATTAATTAATAATGTAAAATGGATAATAACTAGTTGCTGCATTATCCATTTTACATTAATTATTATTCTGTTATCTCGAACTGCAATTTAACCAGGTTTGCATAGATGCCGTCTTCCTGCGTAGCTAGTTCGTCGTGAGTACCCGACTCCGCAATTTGGCCTTCGCGCATCACGTAAATCCTGTCTACTTTCCGAATCGTTGCCAGTCGGTGGGCAATAATGATGGTCGTTCGGTTTTGCATCAGCACATCTAACGCTTCCTGTACCAACCGTTCAGATTCGGCATCGAGCGAACTCGTAGCTTCATCCAGAATCAAAATGGCTGGGTCTTTCAAGATAGCCCGGGCAATAGCAATCCGTTGTCGCTGACCTCCTGACAATTTAACGCCCCGTTCACCAACAATCGTTTGCAATCCTTCGGGAAATGAATCGATAAATTGAAGTGCATTCGCCTTCCGTGCTGCTTCCCGAACCTCTGTTTCTGTAGCGCCGGGTTTACCGTATTGAATATTTTCCAGAATAGTACCGCCAAACAACATCACCTCCTGGGGTACCACGGCAATATTTTTCCGTAACTCTGTTATATTGAAACCTGTTAAATCGCGACCATCAACAGTAATTTTACCACTGCTAATTTGATAATAGCGCATTAACAACTGAACAATGGTGGACTTCCCGGCTCCACTCTGCCCAACTAGGGCAATTTTCCGCCCAGCAGCAACATCAAAGGAGATTCCTTTCAAAACGGGTATTTCAGGGCGAGACGGATAGGAAAACCGAACATCTTCGAACTGAACATGCCCATGAACCGGTACAAACAAGGGAGTTTCCTGACTAGCGTCGACCTCTGATGGCTCTTCCAGAATTTCCAGCACCCGCTCCGATGAGCCAATCGTTCGCTGTAACTGAGCGTATAAATCACCCATGCCAGCTACAGAGCCACCAATAAATGTTGTGTAGACAATGAATGTCAGCAAATCAGCAAACGGCATTTCGCCCGATAAAACCAGTGAACCACCAAACCATACTACGCCAATAATGCCACCAAACAGGGCAAAAATCACGAAGGATACAAATATTCCCCGGAATCGTGCCGCCCGCAGCGCTGTACCAACAACCCGTTGCAAAGCAGTTCCATAGCGATTGATTTCGAGCCGTTCGTTGGTAAATGCTTTTACCACGTTTACCGACTGAAGTGTTTCCTCAACAATAACATTGGCCTGAGCCAGCAAATCCTGTGCTTGTTTCGACAGTTTGCGGATAAACCGACCAAAGACCATTGCCGCAACAATGATAACCGGGAAGGTGGCCAGCATGAATAAGGTCAGTTTCCAGGAAACGTATAAAATAATGGCGGTACCAATCGTTAGCGTACCTACTTGCCGAAACAATTCAGCCACCGTTAGCGTCAGAACGTCCTGCAACTGCGAAATATCTGCCGAAATACGGCTGGTTAATTCACCTACGCGTCGTTGTTCAAAAAAGCGAATTGGCAGCGTTATGATTTTACTGTAAGTGGCCTGGCGCACATCGGCCATCGCTCGCTCACTTACCTGCGAGAAGAAATAAATTCGGAAGAACGAGAAAATGGCCTGGGCTATCAATACGCCGACAAAAAACAGTGTTACCTGATTTAGCGTAAACGCCGATTTCCCTTGTATAACGCTCGTAATCTGGCCAATCAGCAATCCGAAACTCATCGTTGTACCCGTCGATAAGATCAGAAACACAAACCCGATGATGTATTGAAACCGATAGGGTTTCACAAACTGGAATATGCTCAGGGCTTTTTTAAAGCCTTCCTTACTAAATTTCTTTTTATCCTCTTCGCTGGCTTCTTCGCCAAAACCTCGTCCCCGTTTTGCCATTATAAATATGGTTTTCTGTTTACGGTTTTTAGTTTACGGTGGC
Coding sequences:
- a CDS encoding (Fe-S)-binding protein, coding for MSTEKTYKVPTMADMVASGEEPEILFWVGCAGSFDDRYKRVTIAFVRILNHVGIKFAVLGSEEACTGDPARRAGNEFLFQMQAMANIQVLNGYNVKKIVTACPHCFNTLKNEYPELGGNYEVIHHSQFLQGLINEGRVRVKDGQSFKGRRITFHDSCYLGRANKVYEAPREVLAALDADLVEMKRVRANGLCCGAGGGQYFKEPEPGKKDVNVERVEEALSTGADTIAVACPFCMTMMSDGVKNKNREDSVRVYDISELIAQGQGL
- a CDS encoding 4Fe-4S dicluster domain-containing protein; amino-acid sequence: MEIIQQILFVAALAVTGWYITKRVRLITRAIKLGRAENRFDHPDERLKTMLLVAFGQKKMFTNLLVGVMHFVIYAGFLIVNLEVLEIILDGMLGTHRLFAPYITPVYPILIDVFELLAFGVLAVCVIFLCRRFIAKVPRFQEKRHREMTRWPRTDAAIILTAEILLMIAFLTWNASDSVLRDRGVGHYAELQGVVPDFLISQFFKPLFAGFSDTALTVYERTTWWLHILGILTFAVYVTYSKHLHIALGFPNVYFSDLQPKGEMQNMPEITKEVQLALGLPVTTDADGSQNNDNGEQPAEVGRFGAKDVQDLKWINLMNAYSCTECGRCTSVCPANITGKKLSPRKIMMDTRDRLEEIQRGWKTNGYDYKDEKSLLNDYITAEELNACTTCQACVNACPININPLDIILQLRRYRVMEESQAPASWNAMFSNIENNMAPWKFSPSDRFNWADQVNEK
- a CDS encoding DNA mismatch repair protein MutS, with translation MSTETSFLNRQQQFIRDEQAAQRQYNQLAFWRLVWFIGSVAAVWLLIRLDYQLGAAGSLLAGLIGFLVLLKKHQTVRRKRDLSHQLTFINQDEAARLKRQYLRSETGDQFASPTHHYSGDLDVFGKHSLFRLLNRTHTYEGQNRLANWLKSPSNPDGIRLRQQAASELKPQLDWRQQFEALANLEESVGRSPDAVVKWAMAESSTLPGYLNIVRFLFPVITVSLFVAWLLGYMPGTAVLLGLAVHGLVLSQTAAKAKEASEQTFEISTALRAFQALFREAEQVKGDTVRLRAIRQALMSKDRSASKAIGQLGQLTEGLNYRRNPYFFLLFGIATLWDIHYLFRLERWRQQYGPDLGRWFKVLGELEALNSLAGFAYAHPTYATPDIVDDEFMLDFTLASHPLLPTDRSVANSLTLNGAGKTVLITGSNMSGKSTFLRTVGANVILALAGAVVSAERFWCSPVRAFTSMRTNDSLEESTSSFYAELKRLQTLIGLTKQMTDGKQAALSQDRLPVLYFLDEILKGTNSADRHRGAEALIRQLHQTTASGFVSTHDLELGQLTDADSFVRNFHFQSDLHDGELVFDYKLRNGICESFNASQLMKAIGIEMDAVQK
- a CDS encoding Fur family transcriptional regulator, encoding MTLAEKTLKDFKLRHTNGREEVLDLFLNAGHALAHHDVENGLSPDHDRVTIYRTLRTFLDKGLLHKVLDDEGGTKYALCRERCADGHHHHDHVHFKCEACGQTTCLDQVSIPSVALPEGYNRKEMNLLIQGVCLDCNK
- a CDS encoding ABC transporter ATP-binding protein, which produces MAKRGRGFGEEASEEDKKKFSKEGFKKALSIFQFVKPYRFQYIIGFVFLILSTGTTMSFGLLIGQITSVIQGKSAFTLNQVTLFFVGVLIAQAIFSFFRIYFFSQVSERAMADVRQATYSKIITLPIRFFEQRRVGELTSRISADISQLQDVLTLTVAELFRQVGTLTIGTAIILYVSWKLTLFMLATFPVIIVAAMVFGRFIRKLSKQAQDLLAQANVIVEETLQSVNVVKAFTNERLEINRYGTALQRVVGTALRAARFRGIFVSFVIFALFGGIIGVVWFGGSLVLSGEMPFADLLTFIVYTTFIGGSVAGMGDLYAQLQRTIGSSERVLEILEEPSEVDASQETPLFVPVHGHVQFEDVRFSYPSRPEIPVLKGISFDVAAGRKIALVGQSGAGKSTIVQLLMRYYQISSGKITVDGRDLTGFNITELRKNIAVVPQEVMLFGGTILENIQYGKPGATETEVREAARKANALQFIDSFPEGLQTIVGERGVKLSGGQRQRIAIARAILKDPAILILDEATSSLDAESERLVQEALDVLMQNRTTIIIAHRLATIRKVDRIYVMREGQIAESGTHDELATQEDGIYANLVKLQFEITE